The genomic segment TCGGTAGTGGTCAGGAACCGCTGGTATTGGGTGACTTTCGCAGTGGGGCAGCGTGGTCGACGATCAAGGTCCCGCTGGTCATCGCGGCGTTGCGTGCCGAGAATCCGCCCGTCGTGACGCCCGCGATGACCGCCGCGATCACCGAATCCGACAATGCGGCAGCGGAATCCTTATGGACCGGGCTCGGTGATCCCACCGGGGCCGCGCAGGCGGTGGACGCGGTGCTGCGGCAGGCGGGTGATCCGACCTCGGTTGAGTCGCGACGAATCCGGCCGGAGTTCAGCGCTTTCGGCCAGACGGAGTGGGCGTTGGCCGATCAGGTCCGGTTCGTCTCGGCGGCGTGGTGTGACAGGGCGAACGCTCCGGTCTTCGCGTTGATGGGGCAGGTCGATGCCGCGCAGCGTTGGGGTATCGGGGTGGTCGACGGTGCCCGGTTCAAGGGTGGCTGGGGTCCGTCGGTGACCGGCGGTTACCTGGTGCGCCAAGTGGGGGTGCTGGTCACACCCGCTGGAGCAACCGCGATTGCACTTGCCGCACACCCGGATTCGGGTCGGTTCGAAGACGGTACCGCCGACCTGTCGACGATCGCCGACTGGCTGATGTCGCGTCGCGCGGCGCTGCCCACCGGCAGCTGCGCCTCACCATAGGTAAACGCGGGCGTTGTTTCCGCCGGTACAGGTGATCCAGTTGTCGCCCGGGTACTGCTGGCATTGCACGACGAAGTTCGAGCCATTGCACTGCGCGCCGGGCACGCTGCGGCAGTCGACCGCACCCGGCGCCGACACCGCCCGAGGGATGCCATTGGCGTTGCCGTACTGAGCCCAGTACGACGTCAGCACACTCTTGGTGAAAAGGCATGTGGTTTCGGCGGTTCCGCGCCCGGCGTGGGTGCCGAACCCGCCGGCATTCGGCAACGTGAACCCGTCGTCGCACGACTGGTGCAGGGCGCTCTGGTCCGGTCCGGGCACCACCTCGGCGGTCTTGGCGACCGGACCCATCGCCTGCCCCGAATTGTCCCGGGCCAGCAGCCCGATGATCACGCCGATGCCAGCCAGAATCAGCGCGGCCGCAACGGCGATCGCGGTCGGCAGCAGCCAGGAGCGACGCCCGCGCTCCGGCGTGGTCGTGGTGGTCGCTTCGGCCGAAGGCGGCGAGGTAGCCGTCGGCGTCGTGTGCGGCGCGGTCACCGCGTACTGCAGGGCGCGCTGGGCCGCGCGGCCGAGACCACCCGCGGTTCCATACCGATCGTCGGGATCC from the Mycolicibacterium crocinum genome contains:
- a CDS encoding class A beta-lactamase-related serine hydrolase, which produces MTAARGGHRVWLVAGIALFGTLALAAGIVIGTHVPRRAPDDSLAAAFARLQASLHATVGIAIGPVGSGQEPLVLGDFRSGAAWSTIKVPLVIAALRAENPPVVTPAMTAAITESDNAAAESLWTGLGDPTGAAQAVDAVLRQAGDPTSVESRRIRPEFSAFGQTEWALADQVRFVSAAWCDRANAPVFALMGQVDAAQRWGIGVVDGARFKGGWGPSVTGGYLVRQVGVLVTPAGATAIALAAHPDSGRFEDGTADLSTIADWLMSRRAALPTGSCASP